tcgtctgtttcccttttccctcccggggaaggcgaaacaatggttttataaagaaaaggacttcgacacctgggccaaatgctccaaggcattcctcataaaattcttcccgctgggtaaaacaaatgccctgcacgggagaatttcaagtttccaacagacaaggatggaatccatcccagaagcttgggagaggctgtaggaatacatcctggcttgtcctcatcatggcatggacgagtggctcgtcctgcaaagcttctacaacgggctcacaatgacatctcgagccaatattgatgccgctgctggaggaaccttcctcgacctgaccatagccaaatccaaagcattggtcgagaagatggtctccaatcaggggtggagcgatgaatgactccaaccccgcaccaaaggcatgcataccgtcaaagagacagatatgattgccgcgaagctggacctcctaatcaagaagatggaggaagggagcaaacaaccgatccatgctttcgtttacgccatgggttcgcacttcacgAGCGAAGTCTGTTGTAATGATGGACACTTggggaacgactgccccgaAACCCATAAAGACTGCGcttacctcaacaacaacaacgggtaccatccacaacaaggaggccaggggtggaaccaaccacgtccaccttttcagggaggtaataactacaatccttcttataatttgaatttcaattcaaaccaacctcccttgagagaacttgttcttggccaagttaaaatcaatgaaaatataaataaaaagcttttggccaataacaaatccctggaaagtttaaatgtaaagtttgaaactttgtcttcaactcttaaaaaccaGTCAAGTTTCAATAAAAAGGTTGAATCTCTTCTTGCTCAAATAGCTGCTTCTGTTCCTGTCTCTGAGAATGTTAAAGCAGTGACCACGAGGGGTGGTAAGTCCACTCATGATCCACCACACCCTAACCATGTAggaaaagcaccggcaacccaagaagaagaacaaccaaTAGATCAAGAAGAAACCAGGGCACCAGAAAAGGGACTATATCGAAACCAGTTTCTTGCCGTTCCCCACCGGTAACAAGAAGGCAACCGTGGATGAGCAGTTTACCCGTTTTGTTGAGATGATCTAGAAGATACATGTTAACGTCCCTCTACTAGACGTAATGCATGTACCGACCTATGCCCGATATATCAAGGGCATCATCAACAACAGAAGTTGTCAAGCTCACGGAAgagtgtagcgcagctatactcaaccaacccctggagaagaagaaagatccaggATGCCCCACAATCACGTGTTCAATCAGGGCACAACACTTTGGCCATGCCTTGTGTGACTTAGGAGCAAGTGTCAGCGTGATGCCAAAAGCCGTCTACGACAAGCTAAACTTCACACAGCTCACACCAACCCCAATGCACCTCCAGCTGGCAGACTCCTCGGTACGGTATCCAGAGGGGATTGCAGAAGACATATTGGTAAAAGTTAGGGACAACTTCATCCCTGTTGATTTTGTGGTCCTGGACATGGACATTTCCAAGGATACACCACTTATTATAGGAAGACCATTCCTAAGCACTGCGGGGGCACAAATCAAGGTTGGAGCCAGAGAAATCCGCTTCAATATCAACGGCAAGGAAGAAAGGTTCCCATTTCAGCCCAAGGTTGAGAAATGCTCTATGatcaaaatcaagtttgggCCAAATTCACGAGGCATACAAGAAGTCGTGGTAACACCACAAAAGAAGGACAACATGGTCAGCCTCATGAAAGAAGTCATAAAGGAGGGTAAGCATGAAGAGGTGGTAATACCAGTCCAGACTACTCCACAAGATCAACCCTCCTCATCAAGAGTGAAAAAATCAGAGAAAGCACAGCAATCCGTCACTGCTCCTCCCAGGACGGGTGCTCAATCGTAATCAAAGAGGAGTCGTGCACGTCGGACTttaaacgacgcgcccttgccaaaggtaaatggtatttatctcatatttgtttTCCGCTTTTCAACATcttctttgcaccttatttgttttttctccactgcatgtttgaaattttcaaaattgttttctgcatgctggaatttttctagcattttccctttttacaaaaagaccaaattttttttttgagttttaaaatcctttgggaaaaataatttggacatcttttcaagcaaacttttggccgtgcaccatattttcaaagttcataaCCGTTGTGGAAGCATCAGGCCGaaggggggcaccagggggcccaccctggggccggctgaccccacaggtcggccgacccagggccaatggctcctgggccccaccttctccaacggctccaTAGCCATTGTGGCTTGCCTCTCCACTGGTGCATGCGCCATCTTCTCTTTAAATAGGGGCCGAgaggggtgttgagctctcccatgctcacactcactcacactccctctcacacattcttgctcgggtttccattgaattttggctcaagtttggtttcaagaaatctctctctcatttctttgctgcaagatcaTCTGCTCATTTGAAGGAACAACTCTCGGGTAAGAATTTCATTTTGATTCCGCTAACATAACCCGAaccgagttgttctcgttcatTCTTGTTcgctcttgttgcaagcatCAAGGGTGTAGGTCAGAAACTTTGCGGAGCTATCAAGAGGATGAAGAGGTTGGGCTCGTCCCGTTCGCAGGGCGAGTCgagctctcatcattcccccgaacctgcaccaacaccgactacaatggattatgagcaagacgaacaagaagaacagttcGAGGAGCAAACTGCAGAACCgtaagccgaggacatggaaatagatgaagatgatgcaccatacCTCAACTTGCACGACGaccgcgagcgtcaagcctacgccatgatcaagaatcgaagctttggtcataccagagccttcgatctggaccttctcgaaaaaataggtatggacattgacttcgctcatgtttggcatgcggttggatgggatggttttgtgcccgttgagaatggttctcgtctcctcaccattcAGTTtttttgcactcttcgggaggtggacgatggtgtttctttacgactttttggagttgaacgctattttaattggataaatttcagtcacctccttggttttagcgtGTGCTTGCCGATTTCCCTTGTAAAAGCTTGTCGcagttttgatcgacatgagttttggggtttgattttgggtcaagttgttcatggcaagtttgcacctcggtgcaattacattcaaaatccgactcttcgtttgatgcacaagtgggtagctatcactctctttccaagagatgatccacgaccagtgcggaacgatgagttgatgatattatacgccatggtcaacaagatccgaatctcccccgcacaagcaatggttaagcaatggctcataAATTTttggatgacgggtcctattgaatgcacttctttggttacccacattgcatcaaacatgggaatcttagatgggaaccctgttcccttcattgaggagccccgtgttatgatcgatgaggcgtacttggttcaaggccacacgctcaagaaaggcccggatgactccttgattttcttttcgcttggttatgcaaatgaaatcccatTGCCAAATGCGGGGTATCATTTGAATAACAGCCGTTCGCTAacccctcttgttccacaagaggagagccgccggcatagtgtttctggtcttcctggcagggttacaagaagtagggccagaagggaggaattcatgcagcagcaacctcagcctcaaccacagcaatatggggctggaggttcgtcatggcagagtgccagctccactgAGTGGGCACAGCAGGCCTCAGAGCACCGGTCCCCCAGTTCCTGCTCCAGCGGACCCCCGCGACGTACAACTTCGTCCAGAGGTTTTGCCACTCTGACTCGACAGGTGGGCGAGTTGaacgtgcgcaccaccaacatcgacgagtcgctgggccagcacatcgagtcaacacaGAACTAGCAGCGATACACTGGCGAGAGGATCTGCAACCTGGAGCAGCAATagcagcaatcccaggaggagtggagggcctactaccgttgggctgggtttaatcccaaccagcagcagtgagcctgaagctagcttgggggaggacccccatgagaggtaccttgtatcaaactctatctttacctgcttttcaaaaccttgcatgaaaccaaacaaaaatttgcaaaattctgaaaatccataaaaaattgcataactaaaaacaaataaaaattgacaaaacctttaaaaacccaaaaatatttacttgctttccagtatgtgtagtaagcatgtatagtttttccttgttgagatgatgaatagttgctctgttagttcctttcatatgcctagttacaaccttgtgctctccctaagttctgagtttggtggctagatgttcaaaccttaagcttgaaacttgtgggtagcgaaaagcagaattcgaatctaggttgttgtgagTTATGATAtggctatgatcttctcctacgtgatgcttgatatccggagtatttcttttcaaaaatacaaaaaaatagaataaagttcctcggtgatatgcaattcctatccagagccatatgagttacaagtttgaaaagcctttctgtaacacctggtttataaaaggacataaaccgagcaatcatatacgtgccaggatcaagtcacacgtatatacaacagaatgaacagtatatcacagcacatatcacgtaaaaagatataataaagcgagtacaaatgttatttattacataaatgacaaaatgtctgatacagaatTTGCGGAaacgtaaaacatatacgaaaacTCTCGTTGAAGCttggcaccacagggacgtcgactgggagatgaacgcctagaagtcctcgtactcctggtagctccgggtgaactccctcgtgtcggcaggaattgagcagcagtagggtatcccaaaaagaacaagaggaaaaagtagaggaggcaagtgtgagtacacaacttgtactcaacaagtataacacaaactatgaggctctaaggttggctgactcaactgcattagcttttaagtcttggcaaaattttattaaatctaattactacaagttgatgatttaccataaacccagttacatagcaattaatcaaaattaattatgaactactgagaaccaaaccaaaccaaaccaaaccaaaccacccggggaacccccctaatcaaaggagaatgaccccactaatcaaaaggaggatctgggccgctcatgaccatgagcacggctagtataccagttttacactctgcagaggttgcacatctttacgcacaagtcgtgagctactctagttgttcatcacacttccgtaggtgagatgactagcaaactcactatgaggccgttaTAAAGGACCACGTtagtaaggtgtaaccgctaaggattcagacTCCACAATGAtagggcccacctcgagggggtacaagataacacagaccaagcctcgcagcgcagggaccattgaagctcagccctcttgccccgtcggtaagttactcccgaaccaaaatgacctatttagtaagccaagaccattccattccagtcttgtggtagcgctgttatcccaggttgtcgctctatgaaccggtccttatggagagtggacaacccagcactaagcaccgtgctggccccctaaaccatgtttctaacaaaacatattttaggATGCACAAACCACAGAGGGTCGGCTCCAGAATTAAGTTACATAAGAATAttaacaaattaattaaaatgtaCCATTAAgtgtgagagcgcagcaacctagcacaactaaccaaaatgcaacccgaagggatatatataaaggatataaagtggctaggaaagtccttacaggcatacaatattaaaatgcagtatgaaattgaatttgaaggtgataggtgttgttcatgttatacttgccttcctcaaactgctcctactgctcaaactgcttaGAAGATGGTGGCTGtcctgggtactggtactggggctcctctggtagctcaacgtctactcacgaacacatggccagaaaaaaggcaacaatataaacatacaagcaaacaagtgcaaatactaggaaacaatacaacaatacataaaaatggCCAACAAAGCTAAGCTAccactattctacgcgttacaacgatcatgtggacataaagaacgcctaaaacggagctagaacgtgaaaactacgcttaaaacaagatccagggactaaATTGCCAGAAAAACAgagttctaggggcttctgcgcaaaaaccagggactaaaatgtaattaaaggatAGACACATGGTCTAGACTGCAAAACTACAGGGGCTTGACGGTGGGTTCTATTTTTATAAAGCGCAGGGTTCTAGGTGAATAAAACAGGACTTaactggaatttcttttgaacaggcttggaccgcgggttgatttcaaggaaatggaggggctctttagcaaaagcgccagccgaaggggtatcttcagatctgatctgttggatcgagatctgaggGCCAAGGTTagattggatctggatctaatccTGCGCGTCCATCTGGGATCGCACGGGTGGAGTCCATcccgcgcgcggggcggcggtgctcgcccgtcggcggctctgttccgcggcggcgtagGATGatgctcgccggagttcaccacAACGGTGGTACAGGGCTCAACTCGACCGGATTTCGGGTCCCGGTGCCACGCCAGTGAGCATCGCGCGCGGTGCAGGGGAAAGCTAAGGGGTAACTGGGCACGGGAGAGTTCGTTACCGCGGCGCGAAGATCCGGGGATGCGTAGAGGTGGGAGAGCGGTGGTGCAGGAGCGGATCCGCGGCAGCATGGCGGAGCTCCGAGCCCAGCAGGGTGGCGGAGTGCGGTGGACGGTCGTGCAGTGCCTCTGTGGTCGTCCGGCCCAGCGTGAACGACGCGCGTCTGCTCTGCAAGGCGAGAGGGCAGGACAGGGGGGTCGGAATTGTGCTGGCGTCGTGGGAAATCGACGAGAGGATCACCGTGGCGGAGATCCAACGTCGGGGCAGCGCTAGGTTAGGGtttgtggggaatggcggctgCGGAACGGAGAGGTGCAGGGAAGGCATGTGGTGGTtcctatttatagggcggcgaaccaacctaggcgtgcgcgcccgggcgaAGAATCATGGCGAGATTCCCGGCCGGAGGTTGCGTTGCATGGGGGAGACGGAGCTGACCAGCGGGCCCGGCTAGTCAGTGAGGGAAGGGGCGACGCGTAGCGCAGCTGAGCggcgagcgggcgagcggctCGCTGGGCCAGGAGGGAGCGAGCGCTAGCTGGGCCGCGGCACGAGCGGAGCTGGTCTGAGCGCGCAGGCCGTGCTGGGCCGTGCGGGGAGGAGGAAAAGGAGGGCTAGGCTGGATCTAGGGTTGAGCACGGGTTGGGCTGCCTGCGGGACTGGGCTAGATTGCtaaagggtttgggttttctattCACTATcattttctatttcaaacaccactcaaactatttgaattcaaattcaaatttgaattcaacccaagcactcaaacaaataaaacaatgcgcCAGCATGAATACACAAACAAGTTTAacttagaaaaattttaattgctTATGAAACTAAAtttgattaaatgcaagactaatcacactaaaccttagaaaattaaataaagccaattaaatttattattaaatgctgaaatttaaattagggtgttacagaccctacccccttataggaatctcgtccccgagattcagctggactggctagcaaagagatctggatatgtcttcctcagctcatcttctcgctcccaggtagcctcagcttcactgtgatgactccactgaactctgcacatcttgatgcgcttgttccgtgtaaccctctctgatgtctccagaatcttcaccggatgctcagtataggtcagatcttcctgcacatctaatccatccagtggtgcctgctcctcaggtactcgcagacacatcttcagctgagaaatatggaagacatcatgcactccagagagactggtaggcaactccaggtgataagcaacttcgcctttcctctccagcaccttgaatggaccaatataccgaggAGCTAGCTTCCCCTTGACGTTGAATCTGTGGATTCCTCGCAtcagagacaccttcagatatacataatcatcaacgctgaaggtcaggtccctccgtttgccatctgcatagctcttctacctagtctgtgcaatcctcaaatTCTCGCGCACAGTCTATACCATCTCCTCTGCATCCTCTATAATGTccgggccaaagagctgcttctcaccaatctgatcccaatagagaggagtcctgcatttcctgccatacaatgcctcaaagggggacttcttcagacttgCCTGGTAGTtgttgttgtaggaaaactcagcatatgatagacacttatcccaactagtaccatactgaatagcacaagctctcagcctATCCTTCAACACTTGGTTCGTTCTCtccgtctgcccatctgtctgaggatgataggcggtactgaagcgcagcttcgtatccaacg
This portion of the Panicum virgatum strain AP13 chromosome 2N, P.virgatum_v5, whole genome shotgun sequence genome encodes:
- the LOC120662523 gene encoding uncharacterized protein LOC120662523; this encodes MPKAVYDKLNFTQLTPTPMHLQLADSSVRYPEGIAEDILVKVRDNFIPVDFVVLDMDISKDTPLIIGRPFLSTAGAQIKVGAREIRFNINGKEERFPFQPKVEKCSMIKIKFGPNSRGIQEVVVTPQKKDNMVSLMKEVIKEGKHEEVVIPVQTTPQDQPSSSRVKKSEKAQQSVTAPPRTGAQS